The Shewanella pealeana ATCC 700345 genome contains the following window.
CGCCCCAATCTTCAGACATTACGCCGTGCTGAGAAAGCTCAGACTTAACGCGATCTGGATCAGCTTCTGGCTTATCAATCTTGTTAACCGCAACAATAAGAGGCACACCACCCGCTTTAGCGTGTTGGATAGCTTCGATTGTTTGTGGCATAACACCGTCGTCTGCCGCAACTACTAGAATTACGATATCGGTAGCCTTAGCACCACGAGCACGCATAGCTGTAAATGCAGCGTGACCAGGAGTATCTAAGAAGGTGATCATGCCATTTTCAGTTTCAACATGGTATGCACCGATATGCTGGGTAATACCACCCGCTTCGCCTGAAGCTACTTTCGCGCGGCGAATGTAGTCAAGTAACGATGTCTTACCATGGTCAACGTGGCCCATGATGGTAACAACTGGAGCGCGAGGCTCAACTTTAACGTCACCATTACGGTCAGCAAGTACTTGGTGCTCTAGCTCATTTTCACGAGTTAGAATCACTTTGTGACCCATCTCTTCTGCAACAAGCTGTGCAGTTTCTTGGTCTAGTACTTGGTTAATGGTAACCATAGAGCCCATCTTCATCATCTGTTTGATGATTTCAGTGGCTTTGATAGACATCTTAGAAGCAAGTTCTGCAACAGATACTGTTTCACCGATGCTCACTTCAGCTTTAACTACTGCTGCAGGCTTAGTGAATGCGTGGTCCATTGACTCTGGCGCAACGCTACGAGTATTACGTGAGTTACGTGAGTTACGGTTGTCACGACGGTTGTCTTTACCGCGCTTACCTTTACCACCTGGCTTACCAGCACCAGCGTTAGCGTTTGCGTTGTTACCCGCGTTCGCAGAAGGCTTGCGTGGACGACGGCCGCGCTTTTCAGCGTTAGCATCAGCTGTATCTTCAGCTGCACGAGCTTCAGTTGAAGTTGTCACGTGGTGGTCAACTGATTTCTCAGCTTCTTTACGTGCCTTCTCTTCTTCAGCCCAACGCTTTTCATTTTCTTCAGCTAAACGACGAGCTTCGTCAGCTGCTGCGCTAGCTTCTTCATTTGCCTTAGCTTTTGCTACTGCGTCTTGCGCTGCTAGTAATTTAGCTTCTTCAGCCTTAGCTGCTTTGTCTTCAGCAGTTTCAGCTGCTGGTTTTTCTGTTTGCACTTTTGCTTTCGCCTTAGCTTCCGCTTCTGCTTTAGCCTTCACTTTTGCTTCTGCATCGACTTTCGCCTTAGCTTCTGCTTCTGCTTTTGCTTTTGCTTCAGCTTCAGCAGCCTTAGCTTCTTCTGCCTTTGCCGCTGCTGCTAATTCAGCTTCAGCCGCTTCGTCGCGTTTAACGAAAGTACGCTTTTTACGCACTTCAACTTTAACGTCTTTTGACTGTCCACCGCTACCAGCAACACTGAGTGTTGAAACTGATTTACGTTGTAATGTCATTTTCGTTGGGGCTGCATCGCCACCGTGTTGCTTCTTAAGAAAATCAAGCAACTGCTGTTTTTCAGTTTCAGAAACCGTATCGCTTGCCGACTTCTTAATACCAGCCTGAGAAAACTGCTCAACTAAACGTTCAGTGCTTTTCCCTACTTCTGTGGCTAGTTTATCTACTGTAGTATCCGCCATATATAAAACTCCCCTCTGCTGATCGACTTATGCTTCTTCGCCAAACCAACAGATATTACGGGCAGCCATAATAAGCTCACCTGCTTTTTCTTCTGTCAATTCTTCAATTTCGATCAAATCATCAATGCCTTGTTCGGCTAAATCTTCAAGCGTAATTACGCCTTTGCTTGCCATTACGAATGCCAAGTGTCTATCCAAACCTTCTAACGCAAGAAGATCTTCACTTGGTTCAGCACCATCTAGTGCCTCTTCAGTCGCAAGAGCACGAGTAGAGATCGCCGCTTTTGCGCGCTCTCTTAATGATTCAACGATATCTTCGTCGAATCCATCAATTTCTAGTAATTCTGATGCTGGTACGTAGGCAATCTCTTCTAGAGACGTGAAACCTTCATCAGAAAGTAGTTGTGCAAACTCTTCATCAACGTCGAGCGCTTGAATGAACAAGTTCACTACCTTAGCGCTTTCAGCTTGATGCTTAGCTTTCATGTCAGCTACTGTCATCACGTTTAGCTCCCAACCAGATAGTTGAGTTGCTAGACGAATATTTTGACCGTTACGGCCAATCGCTTGCGCTAAGCTGTCTGCTTCAACGGCGATATCCATTGAGTGGTTGTCTTCATCAACGATGATAGATGCCACATCAGCTGGTGCCATACAGTTAATAACGTATTGCGCTGGGTTATCATCCCAAAGCACGATATCAACACGCTCACCGCCAAGCTCGTTAGAGACAGCTTGAACACGTGCGCCACGCATACCAACACATGCACCGATAGGATCGATGCGACGGTCGTTAGACTTAACCGCAATCTTAGCGCGAGAACCTGGATCACGAGCAGCGCCCATGATTTCGATCATCTCATCTTGAATTTCTGGTACTTCAACACGGAATAGCTCAATAAGCATATCTGGTTTAGTACGAGTCAAGAATAACTGTGCGCCGCGAGCTTCTGGACGTACCGAATAAAGCAATGCACGAACACGGTCGCCTGGACGGAACGATTCACGTGAAATTAAATCTTCTTTGAACAGTACGCCGTCTGCGTTAGTACCAAGATCAACAACAACGCTCTCGCGGTTGCTCTTCTTGACTACGCCAACAATCAACTCACCTTCGCGGTCGCGGAACTGATCTACAATTTGAGCACGCTCAGCTTCACGTACTTTTTGTACGATAACTTGCTTAGCTGTTTGAGTAGTAATACGGTCGAATGCAACCGACTCGATTTCATCTTCGATGTAACCACCCAACTCAATTTCTGGATCGTCATATTTAGCAGCTTCAAGCGTAATTTCACGGAATGGGTTTTCCAATGGTACGCCAGCATCTTCAACTACCATCCAACGACGGAAAGTTTCGTATGCACCAGTCTTACGGTCGATTGCGACACGAACTTCGATGTCACCTTCGTATTTTTTCTTGGTTGCTGTGGCTAGTGCAATTTCCAGCGCTTCAAAAATCTTTTCGCGCGGTACACCTTTCTCATTTGAAACCGCCTCAGCGACTAGCAGAATCTCTTTATTCATTGTCTTGCCTCGTTCACCTTGAATTCATCAAAACTTAGCGATTAAGTTGCCTTTACGGATATTATCCAAAGCAACGATAAGTTCATTCCCATCTACCGACAGATTAAGCATTTGCCCATCTACGCCAGTAACAGTGCCTTTTAAATTACGACTGCCTGCAACAGGCATCGTTAGTTGTACTTTTACAGTCTCACCAATGTAGGCCTGGTACTGCTCAGCAGTAAACAAAGGTCTATCTACACCAGGAGAAGAAACTTCTAATGTGTATTCCGTTGAGATTGGATCTTCAACGTCCATAACAGCACTGACTTGGCGGCTTGCTTCGGCGCAATCTTCAATGAAGATGCCTTTTTCGTTGTCTATATATAGACGCAAGATAGAATGCTTGCCTGCTTGAATATATTCCAGACCCCAAAGCTTGTGGCCTAATGCTTCAACTGGCGCTTTGAGCATCTCTACCAGTTTGCGTTCTAATGTAGCCAAGGTTACCCCCAGAAAAACAAAAAAGGGCCTAATAGCCCCAGTACACGCCACAAAAGTGGCCGTTTTATAAGTTCCAGATAACAAAAAACCCCGTAATGACGAGGTTGATATATCCAGAACCTGTAACAGTATAGAAATAAATTCTTTACTGGGAAGCTGGTTGCGGGGGCCGGATTTGAACCGACGACCTTCGGGTTATGAGCCCGACGAGCTACCAAACTGCTCCACCCCGCGACAACTTGTGCAAGTATATTGAGAATCGTCTCGACTTGCAATAATAAAGCGCATTTAAGCCACTTTATTATCCTCAATTTCGTCGTTAACGAAACCAAAGATTTGGTGCGGATGGGGGGACTTGAACCCCCACGAGCTTTCGCTCACCAGCCCCTCAAGCTGGCGTGTCTACCAATTCCACCACATCCGCATAAAACTTTAATCTTGACTGCTTTTATTATCTGCCATTTAAAGAGGTTAATGACAAATTTTACAGTCGGTATCAACCTTTAAAGATTGATACCATCATAAGCTTACTTATGATTTAGTCAGGGATCTTATCTTCTGACTTTTCTGCTTCTTGCTGAACTTGTTCAACAACTTGAGCAGCATCACTGCCTAAATCGTCCCAAGCACCTTCGGCTTTAGTGTGATTTGCACTTAAGTTACCAATAGTTAAGCTTAAAGCAAAAAACGCTACTGCTAGAATCGCAGTTGAACGAGTCAAAAAGTTACCAGAACCTGATGAACCGAACAGAGTACCAGAAGCACCGGCGCCGAAAGAAGCACCCATGTCAGCACCTTTACCTTGCTGGATTAAGATCAAGCCTACTAGACCAATCGACACCAACAAGTAAACAACCATTAGAACTTCATACATATTATGCGCTCATCGCTATCGTACATAAACTGAGAAATTCGGTAGCATTGAGGCTTACACCGCCAATCAATCCACCGTCTACATCAGGTTGAGCAAACAAGTCTGCTGCATTACTCGGTGTTACGCTACCACCGTACAAAATCCTGATATTTTCTCCGATAAATGGAGATACTTCAGAGAGGCGTTTGCGGATAAACGCATGAACTTCTTGAGCCTGCTCTGGCGTAGCACTCTTACCTGTCCCTACTGCCCATAATGGCTCGTAAGCGATAATAGCGTTGTCAAAAGCCATGGTGCCATTCTTTTCAATGACCACATCTAACTCTTCGGCGATCACTTCAAAAGTGCGTCTCGCTTCACGAGCTGGACCCGACTCACCAACACATAATATTGGGGTCAAACCATGTTTCTGAGCTGCAGCAAATTTCTCTGCCACTATGTTACTCGTCTCTCCGTACATACGGCGACGTTCTGAATGCCCGATAATAACATATCGACATCCTGAATCCTTTAACATCTGACCAGATATTTCACCAGTATAGGCTCCAAAGTCATGTTGACTTAGGTTTTGAGTTCCCATTCTGACTAAGCAACCATTTAAGGTTTCTTTATTTTCATCTAGTAGTTGTCGAACACTCTCTAAGTAAATAGAAGGTGGACACAAAACCACTTCCACTGAATCATCTTGGAGCTTGGTAGCGAACTTATTGAATAGCTCTTGCGCCAACTGCGCACTGCCGTTCATTTTCCAATTACCAGCAACCATGGGACGTCTAAGTGCCATTACAGTCTCCTTTGAAAGCGGCGTGAATAATAGCGAACCACTTGTTAAGTTACAATAGCTAAAAGCGTTATTTTTACGAATTCAGGAGAGAACGCGTATTTTTTATGCGAACAAGATGCTGGCAGTACGATTTATCACAACTTTGCTGGATATTCCACCGACACTGCCACTAACAACTTGTTTAAACCATTAATTACTAAACTAAATTACGTACAGCGTCGGCAATATAGTTTGCATATTCAGTCACGGCTTCTTGCTCATCACCCTCAACCATCACGCGCAGTAGTGGCTCAGTTCCCGATTTACGCAGTAGCACTCGACCCCGAGCACCGAGTTTTTGCTCTACTTCGGCTTGGGCTGCAAGTACAACCTCTGAAGCTAGCGGATCATTGTCCCCTTCAAAGCGAACATTAACTAATACCTGCGGCAACATGGTAATGTTAGCCGTCAGCGCTTCGAGACTGGCATTCTGGCGCTGCATAGCTGCGAGTACCAAGATACCTGCAACGATACCATCGCCAGTCGTACCATGATCTAGATTAAGAATATGGCCTGAGTTTTCCCCCCCAATACGCCAATCATGCTCTTTTAGCAGTTCCATCACATATCGGTCGCCGACTTTAGAGCGAACGAATGGGATCTCAAGTGCTTGCAAAGCTAAATCTAGACCTAGATTTGACATCAAGGTACCCACAACACCGCCACGAAGTACACCACGCTTTTGTGCGTCACAGGCTAAGATGTATAAGATCTCATCACCATCGATAACGCGACCATGACGGTTAACCATCATAATGCGGTCACCATCGCCGTCGAGTGCAATACCTAAATCGGCATTTTCAGCCAATACGGTTTCACAAATCTGTCCCATCGAGGTCGCACCAACCTTATCGTTGATGTTCAAACCATTTGGCTTATCACCAATCGCTATGACCTCTGCGCCAAGCTCTCTAAACACACTTGGTGCTATGTGGTAAGTGGCACCATGTGCACAATCGACCACAATTTTAAGGCCGCTTAGCGTCTGCTCCGCGGGGAAGTGACTCTTACAATATTCAATATAACGGCCAGCAGCGTCATCAATACGATTTACCTTTCCAAGAAGGTGCGATTCGACGCAGGTGAGTGGCTTTTCAAGCTCGGCTTCAATTTCAAGTTCAACCTCGTCATCGAGCTTACTGCCGTCATTAGCAAAGAACTTAATGCCATTATCATAGTAAGGATTATGGGAAGCACTGATCACAATACCCGCTTCAGCGCGGAATGTGCGCGTCAAATAAGCCACCGCTGGTGTAGGCATAGGCCCGATAAGCATCACATCAAGACCCGCAGCAGAAAGACCAGCTTCTAATGCGGACTCAAATAGATAACCAGAGATACGAGTATCTTTACCGATAATAACCTTTTGTGTACCAGAGCGAGACAATACACGTCCCGCAGCCCAACCAAGTTTAAGCGCTAGTTCAGGCGTCATCTTTCCCGCGCCCACCTTGCCTCGAATACCGTCTGTTCCGAAAAATTGTCTTTGCTTCACTTGAACTCCAAACTCAATAATCAGGTAGATCTAAATCCATCGATTCTACCGTAAAAAATACTAACCCTAACTGAACAACTGGCGTGTAAAGCCAAAATATTAAGCCAAAGTTTTAAAATTCTTTGCAGCTTCTATCACTGCTATCATGTCACTGGTCTCTTGTACATCATGCACACGCACTATCTTTGCGCCCGCTTGTATTGCCAGCATATTACCAGCAAGTGTGGCACTTAATCTTTGTGATACCTCACGTCCGAGTAACTGTCCAAACATACTCTTACGCGATAAACCTGCAAGCACGGGTAAATCGAAGCTCGAAAACTCAGCCATCCGATTGAGTAACTCGTAATTGTGGGCTAGCGATTTACCAAAACCAAAACCAGGATCGAGCACTATCTGCTCACGTTTAATTCCCGCGTCAATACAGACTTCGATCCGCTCACAGAAGAACTGACTAATATCACTAATGATATCGTCATACTGTGGCGCATCTTGCATGGTCCTCGGCTGACCTTGCATATGCATTAAACAAACCGGCACATCTAACTTAGCCGCGGTAGATAATGCACCGGGTTCCTGTAACGCTCTAACATCATTAATCAGCTGTGCACCGGCTTCAACTGCCGCCTGCATAACAACCGCTTTACTGGTATCAATTGAGACCCACACATCATGATTACGACTAACATACTCAATTAAAGGGAGCACACGCTTTAGCTCATCTTCAATAGATACGTCCTTAGCACCAGGTCGGGTTGACTCACCACCAATATCGATAATTTTGGCGCCTTGAGCCACCATTAAATCGGCTTGTCTGCAAGCCGCTTGAATCGATGAATATTCGCCACCATCAGAAAATGAATCTGGCGTGACATTGAGGATCCCCATCACAACGGGAGAGCTCAAATCGAGAGATGTGTGACGACTAGTTAAAATAGACAAAATAAAGTTCCGTAAACAAGAAAACCCCTAGAAGGGGTTTTCTTTATCAAACTAAAGATTACTTAGCCGGTGATTCGTCAGCATCGCTAACATCGGGCTTCTCTTCTTCAACTTCCTTGATATCTTCTTTCTTTTCAGAAGAAGTGTCGTTGTTGTCGTTGTCCTTAGACTGCAGATCTTTTTGCCATTCAGCAGGCATACGCACTTCACGACGCGCCATCAAGTCAGCAATTTGCTCTGAATCAATAGTTTCATACTTCATCAAAGCATCTTTCATCGCATGAAGAATATCCATATTTTCAGTTAAGAAAGTATGGGCACGTCCGTAGTTTGCGTCGATAAGCAGCTTAACTTCGGCATCGATAACGCGAGCAGTGTCATCAGACATATGCTGAGATTTACCCATGCTACGACCTAAGAACACTTCATTTTCATCTTCAGCATAAAGCACAGGACCAAGCTTCTCAGAGAAGCCCCATTGAGTCACCATGTTACGTGCGATAGATGTTGCGTACTTAATGTCTTGCGAAGCACCTGTAGAAACTTTCTCGCTACCGTAGATAATATCTTCTGCAATACGTCCACCGTAAGCAACCGAGATCTGACTCTCAAGTTTGCGACGGCTCTGACTAATTGCATCTGCTTCCGGTAGGAAGAAGGTTACACCCAGTGCACGGCCACGTGGAATAATAGTCACCTTATGCACAGGATCATGCTCAGGCACTAAACAACCAACGATAGCATGACCCGCTTCGTGATAGGCGGTCATCTCTTTCTCATCTTCCGACATCACCATGGTGCGACGCTCTGCGCCCATCATGATTTTATCTTTTGCGCTTTCGAACTCTTCCATACCGACTACGCGGCGGCTGTTACGAGCAGCAAACAGTGCAGCTTCGTTAACAAGGTTAGCAAGGTCGGCACCAGAGAAGCCAGGTGTACCACGAGCAATTACGCTTGCTTTAACGCCGTCAGCCAAAGGTACTTTACGCATATGAACTTTAAGGATTTGCTCACGACCACGCACATCTGGTAAGCCTACAACCACTTGACGGTCGAAACGACCTGGACGAAGTAGTGCAGCATCAAGTACGTCAGGACGGTTAGTCGCAGCGATAACAATAATACCTTCGTTACCTTCGAAACCATCCATCTCAACTAGCATCTGGTTAAGTGTTTGCTCACGCTCATCGTGACCACCACCTACACCCGCGCCACGCTGACGACCTACGGCATCGATCTCATCGATAAAGATGATACACGGTGCAGACTTCTTCGCTTGCTCGAACATGTCACGTACACGTGAGGCACCAACACCAACGAACATCTCAACGAAATCAGAACCTGAAATAGTAAAGAAAGGCACCTTAGCTTCACCTGCAATCGCCTTAGCAAGCAAGGTTTTACCTGTACCAGGAGGACCAACTAGCAGCACACCAGTAGGAATACGGCCACCCAATTTCTGGAATCTTGTAGGCTCTTTCAGGTAATCGACTAGCTCTTTTACGTCTTCCTTAGCTTCGTCACAGCCTGCAACGTCACCAAAAGTCGTCTTGATCTGGTCTTCGCTCATCAATTTGGCTTTACTCTTACCAAATGACATTGCGCCTTTACCGCCACCGCCTTGCATCTGGCGCATAAAGAAGATCCACACACCAATAAGCAGTAGCATAGGGAACCAAGAGATAAAGATCTGGGTTAAGAAACCTGACTCCTCCGCCTCTTGTCCTTTCATCATGATGCCCTTGCGGTCAAGATCATTGATTAAATCAAGATCTGGCATAGGCATGATGGTGACAAACTTTTCGCCTGTAGTGGTTGTTCCTTCAATGGTACGTTGATCGCTTTTCACTTCGACAGTATTAATCTGCCCTGAGCGAACATCGTCTAAAAAGGTTGAATAATCCATCTTCTGCTTGGTAGAAGAAGAGGGGGAATAGCCCTGAAAAACTGACATCAGCACAACTGCGATGACAACCCAGAGAATTAAATTTTTTGCCATGTCACTCAAATTACTCGACCTCTTTTAAAGTCTTCCGAAAACTAATGTTAGAGTACTTACGATAGATTACTATAACTTGTAGCCCGTCGCCACAAGATAGACTTCACGCGATCGCGGCCGTGAAGAATCGGGCTTACGTGTTTTAACGGTTTTGAACGCCTCTTTAACCGCTTTCATGTATTCATCAAAGCCCTCCCCCT
Protein-coding sequences here:
- the infB gene encoding translation initiation factor IF-2; the protein is MADTTVDKLATEVGKSTERLVEQFSQAGIKKSASDTVSETEKQQLLDFLKKQHGGDAAPTKMTLQRKSVSTLSVAGSGGQSKDVKVEVRKKRTFVKRDEAAEAELAAAAKAEEAKAAEAEAKAKAEAEAKAKVDAEAKVKAKAEAEAKAKAKVQTEKPAAETAEDKAAKAEEAKLLAAQDAVAKAKANEEASAAADEARRLAEENEKRWAEEEKARKEAEKSVDHHVTTSTEARAAEDTADANAEKRGRRPRKPSANAGNNANANAGAGKPGGKGKRGKDNRRDNRNSRNSRNTRSVAPESMDHAFTKPAAVVKAEVSIGETVSVAELASKMSIKATEIIKQMMKMGSMVTINQVLDQETAQLVAEEMGHKVILTRENELEHQVLADRNGDVKVEPRAPVVTIMGHVDHGKTSLLDYIRRAKVASGEAGGITQHIGAYHVETENGMITFLDTPGHAAFTAMRARGAKATDIVILVVAADDGVMPQTIEAIQHAKAGGVPLIVAVNKIDKPEADPDRVKSELSQHGVMSEDWGGNNMFVHVSAKDGTGIDELLEGILLEAEVLELQAVREGMAAGVVVESKLDKGRGPVATVLVQEGTLKQGDIVLCGLEYGKVRAMRDENGKAITEAGPSIPVEILGLSGVPSAGDEATVVRDERKAREVALYRQGKFRDVKLARQQKSKLENMFANMVEGEVQELNLVLKADVQGSLEAIADSLNSLSTDEVKVNIIARGVGGLTETDATLAAASNAIMVGFNVRADAQARKVVDSESVDLRYYSIIYQLIDEVRDAMSGMLAPEFKQEIIGLAEVRDVFKSPKIGAIAGCMVTEGTIKRSAPIRVLRDNIVIYEGELESLRRFKDDVSDVRNGMECGIGVKNYNDVRVGDQIEVFETVEIARTL
- the nusA gene encoding transcription termination factor NusA encodes the protein MNKEILLVAEAVSNEKGVPREKIFEALEIALATATKKKYEGDIEVRVAIDRKTGAYETFRRWMVVEDAGVPLENPFREITLEAAKYDDPEIELGGYIEDEIESVAFDRITTQTAKQVIVQKVREAERAQIVDQFRDREGELIVGVVKKSNRESVVVDLGTNADGVLFKEDLISRESFRPGDRVRALLYSVRPEARGAQLFLTRTKPDMLIELFRVEVPEIQDEMIEIMGAARDPGSRAKIAVKSNDRRIDPIGACVGMRGARVQAVSNELGGERVDIVLWDDNPAQYVINCMAPADVASIIVDEDNHSMDIAVEADSLAQAIGRNGQNIRLATQLSGWELNVMTVADMKAKHQAESAKVVNLFIQALDVDEEFAQLLSDEGFTSLEEIAYVPASELLEIDGFDEDIVESLRERAKAAISTRALATEEALDGAEPSEDLLALEGLDRHLAFVMASKGVITLEDLAEQGIDDLIEIEELTEEKAGELIMAARNICWFGEEA
- the rimP gene encoding ribosome maturation factor RimP, which codes for MATLERKLVEMLKAPVEALGHKLWGLEYIQAGKHSILRLYIDNEKGIFIEDCAEASRQVSAVMDVEDPISTEYTLEVSSPGVDRPLFTAEQYQAYIGETVKVQLTMPVAGSRNLKGTVTGVDGQMLNLSVDGNELIVALDNIRKGNLIAKF
- the secG gene encoding preprotein translocase subunit SecG encodes the protein MYEVLMVVYLLVSIGLVGLILIQQGKGADMGASFGAGASGTLFGSSGSGNFLTRSTAILAVAFFALSLTIGNLSANHTKAEGAWDDLGSDAAQVVEQVQQEAEKSEDKIPD
- the tpiA gene encoding triose-phosphate isomerase codes for the protein MALRRPMVAGNWKMNGSAQLAQELFNKFATKLQDDSVEVVLCPPSIYLESVRQLLDENKETLNGCLVRMGTQNLSQHDFGAYTGEISGQMLKDSGCRYVIIGHSERRRMYGETSNIVAEKFAAAQKHGLTPILCVGESGPAREARRTFEVIAEELDVVIEKNGTMAFDNAIIAYEPLWAVGTGKSATPEQAQEVHAFIRKRLSEVSPFIGENIRILYGGSVTPSNAADLFAQPDVDGGLIGGVSLNATEFLSLCTIAMSA
- the glmM gene encoding phosphoglucosamine mutase, encoding MKQRQFFGTDGIRGKVGAGKMTPELALKLGWAAGRVLSRSGTQKVIIGKDTRISGYLFESALEAGLSAAGLDVMLIGPMPTPAVAYLTRTFRAEAGIVISASHNPYYDNGIKFFANDGSKLDDEVELEIEAELEKPLTCVESHLLGKVNRIDDAAGRYIEYCKSHFPAEQTLSGLKIVVDCAHGATYHIAPSVFRELGAEVIAIGDKPNGLNINDKVGATSMGQICETVLAENADLGIALDGDGDRIMMVNRHGRVIDGDEILYILACDAQKRGVLRGGVVGTLMSNLGLDLALQALEIPFVRSKVGDRYVMELLKEHDWRIGGENSGHILNLDHGTTGDGIVAGILVLAAMQRQNASLEALTANITMLPQVLVNVRFEGDNDPLASEVVLAAQAEVEQKLGARGRVLLRKSGTEPLLRVMVEGDEQEAVTEYANYIADAVRNLV
- the folP gene encoding dihydropteroate synthase codes for the protein MGILNVTPDSFSDGGEYSSIQAACRQADLMVAQGAKIIDIGGESTRPGAKDVSIEDELKRVLPLIEYVSRNHDVWVSIDTSKAVVMQAAVEAGAQLINDVRALQEPGALSTAAKLDVPVCLMHMQGQPRTMQDAPQYDDIISDISQFFCERIEVCIDAGIKREQIVLDPGFGFGKSLAHNYELLNRMAEFSSFDLPVLAGLSRKSMFGQLLGREVSQRLSATLAGNMLAIQAGAKIVRVHDVQETSDMIAVIEAAKNFKTLA
- the ftsH gene encoding ATP-dependent zinc metalloprotease FtsH: MSDMAKNLILWVVIAVVLMSVFQGYSPSSSTKQKMDYSTFLDDVRSGQINTVEVKSDQRTIEGTTTTGEKFVTIMPMPDLDLINDLDRKGIMMKGQEAEESGFLTQIFISWFPMLLLIGVWIFFMRQMQGGGGKGAMSFGKSKAKLMSEDQIKTTFGDVAGCDEAKEDVKELVDYLKEPTRFQKLGGRIPTGVLLVGPPGTGKTLLAKAIAGEAKVPFFTISGSDFVEMFVGVGASRVRDMFEQAKKSAPCIIFIDEIDAVGRQRGAGVGGGHDEREQTLNQMLVEMDGFEGNEGIIVIAATNRPDVLDAALLRPGRFDRQVVVGLPDVRGREQILKVHMRKVPLADGVKASVIARGTPGFSGADLANLVNEAALFAARNSRRVVGMEEFESAKDKIMMGAERRTMVMSEDEKEMTAYHEAGHAIVGCLVPEHDPVHKVTIIPRGRALGVTFFLPEADAISQSRRKLESQISVAYGGRIAEDIIYGSEKVSTGASQDIKYATSIARNMVTQWGFSEKLGPVLYAEDENEVFLGRSMGKSQHMSDDTARVIDAEVKLLIDANYGRAHTFLTENMDILHAMKDALMKYETIDSEQIADLMARREVRMPAEWQKDLQSKDNDNNDTSSEKKEDIKEVEEEKPDVSDADESPAK